DNA from Mesorhizobium loti R88b:
CAGTTGACCAACAGTGGCTTTGCGCATGTGACGGTTGAGCGCAACCGCGTCAGCTGAAGATGGCCTGAACGCTTTTGGCGATCAATGAGGCGACACGGGCGGGCTGTCGGAGATAGAGCGCCAGCATCGCTTCATCCTGGCCTGCTGCAGCACGCCAAAGGGAAACATCCCGCTCGACCTCCTTTACGCGGTCATCAGTTTGAGCGCCTTGAGCAGGCGGACATGCGTGTGGGAATGATGGTGTCTGACATGCACGGCCGAATAGATGGGATGTGAGATCTTCGGCGCATCACCAACGAGTTGTGCCACACCGTCCTGCCGCAATTTTGTCGCTACCGTTTCGGTGACGAAGGCGGTGCCGCCCCGGCTTCGCAGCAGATAGGCAACCGCGCCGCCATTCCCCGTCGATACGGGGCTGTTTTCCAGTTCCGGCAGCATCTGCTTATGCGCGCGATTGAAGAAGGCCGAATAATTGGCGCGGATGTAGTCCGCCGGCACCACCTCGCCGAAGGCAACGCCGCGGGTCGAAACCATGACGAAATTCTCCTCGGCGATCTGCTCGTAGTGCATGTCCGGAAGATGCTGCGGCGAATAGAGCACCGCCAGATCGAGACTGCCGGTGGTCAGATCGAGGATCATCTGGTTGGAGTAGTCGATCTCGACATAGATCGCGAGCTTGGGCATCGTCGCCCGCACCCATTCCAGCCACCCTTCCAGCACGCGTTCGTAGAGCTCGAACTGGATACCGATGCGGATCAGGCGGTCGAACTTGCCGACCGACTGGATTTCGCGGCGGGCGTCGAGCCAGCGCAGTTTGACCGCGCGCGCATGCTCCTCGAACCTCAGGCCAGCGACGGTCGGCTCCGTGCCACTCTTGTTGCGGATGAAGAGCTGCTTTTCCAGCAGCGCCTCGAGCGTGCGGATGCGGCTCGAAACGGTCGACTGGGTGATGCCAAGGCGCTCCGCTGTCCTGTTGAAGTTGCGGGTTTCGATCAGATCCAGGAATGTGTCGAGCAATTCGATCTGCATCTTGGCCACCCCACGGAGAACGTCCGCAACGGCTACCGCTTTTTGATCCGCTTCGACAATGGCTAATCGGATTCTTCGATTAACATCCCATCCCGGGTTGCGTTGCCGGATATCGCCTTAGCGCGCAGAATTGCAGCATCTTTCAGACATCCGCCACGGCAGGTCATCCATGTTCATCGTCGACACCGACGTCCACAATTACTGGTCCAGTGCCGAGGTTCTGCTTCCCTATCTCGAGCCCTATTGGCGTGATTTTCTGGTTCGCGGCGAAAAGCCGGGACCAAAGGGCAGTTTCCCGCACGGACATCGCCCATGGCTGCATCCGGAGGGGTTCTCGCGGCATGACATCAGGCCACAGACCGAGGAGGACAATTATCTGATCATGAAGGAGAAGCACCTCGATCTCTACGACATCGATGTGGCGATTCTCACCGCCGACGAGCCGCTGGAAGCTTCGACGCTGGCCAACTATCATTACGCCAACGCACTGGTGAAAGCCTACAACGATTACATGATCGACTGGTGGCTGCCCAAGGACCGGCGCTTCAAGGGATCGATCATCATTTCGCCGACCGATCCGCACGGCGCCGCGGCCGAGATCCGCCGTCTCGGCGCCCACAAGGATATCGTCCAGGTGCTGGCCAGCCACGGGTCGCAACGTCCTTACGGCGATCCGTTCTATCATCCGATCTTCGAGGCCTGCGCCGAAGTCGGCCTGCCCTTCGCCATCCATTTCGGCGGCCAGGGCGGCGTCAACCACAATGCCATCGCCAGCGGCCCGACGACCTATTACTGGGAGACGCATGCGCTGCTCAGCCAGCCGGCGATGACCCATGTCGTCAGCATGATTTCCAACGGCGTGTTCGAAAAATATCCCGACCTCTACTTCGTCGTCATCGAATGCGGCGTGTCGTGGGTGCCGTCGCTGATGTGGCGGCTCGATGCCAACTTCAAGGCGCTGCGCAAGGAGACGCCGTGGCTGAAGATGCTGCCGTCGGAATATTGCCGCCGCAACATCCGCTTCAGCACCCAGCCGCTCGAACAGCCGCAGAACGTCAAGCATCTCTGGGAAACGCTCGAGCACATGGATGGCCAGAACACGCTGCTTTTCGCGTCCGACTATCCGCACTGGGATTTCGACGCGCCGACCAACATCCACATCCCACCGGCCTGGCGCGACAAGGTGATGGGGCTGAATGCGCTGGAGGTCTACAAGCGCATCGAGGCTCCGGCCGCCGCCAGCGCGAGGGTTGCGTGATGACGGCCAATGCAGCAGCCGTGCCAGTCCGAGGCCGCACCTTTGCCTGCAAGGTCAACGAGGTCGCGGTCGGGCAACCCAGGATCGTCGCCTTCGGCCGCATGAGCATCGGTATATTCCAGCTCGACGATGGCTATGCCGCCTTGCTCAACATCTGCCCGCACCGGGCAGGCCGGCTTTGCGAAGGGCCGGTTTGTGGAACCACCAGGCCGACCGACAGGGCGGAATTCGTCTATGAGCGCGCAGGCGAAATCGTCCGCTGTGCCTGGCACGGCTGGGAATTCGAAATCAGGTCGGGAAAATGCCTCGTCGATGACAGGCTGAAGGCGCGGACATTTCCGGTCGAGATCGTGGGCGGCGACCTCTATCTTGAGCTCGGTCGCTAGGTTTCTGGTTGCGGAAGGTGACGACAATGGAAACGGTAAAATTCACCCAGATGAAGGATGGCGACCGCGAGGATTATGCCTTCCTGACCGCACATGAAATCGAATATGCCGCCGGCACAGCCGACCGGCTACTGGCGGCCATGGTCGAACTCGACAAATCGCTGTCAGGCTACAAGGTGACGCGGCTCGGTCATTCGCTGCAGGCCGCGACGCGGGCCTGGAACGCCGGCGCCGACATAGACTGGGTGGTGTCGGCGCTGCTGCACGATATCGGCGATATCTACGCGCCCTATAACCACGACGAATACGCCGCTGCCATCATACGACCGTTCGTGCGCGAGCAATGCGCCTGGGTGGTCGAGAAGCATGGCGATTTCCAGCTTGTCTATTATGGCGAGCATGTCGGGGCCAATCCGCACAAGCGCGACGCCTTCCGGGATAGCGCGTATTTCGACGACTGCGCCGAGTTCTGTGAAAAATGGGACCAGTCGAGCTTCGATCCGGACTATCCGACCCGGCCGCTGGAATTCTTCGCGCCGATGGTGAGGGAAGTCTTCGCCCGCAAGAGCTATGACCCAGCTGTCGTCAGAGCCAACCAACGGGAAGTCATGTCGAACTCCGCGCTCGCTGCGGCACGCGCGGCGATCTAATGATGTCGCTCTTCAGCCGAGGGCGGCGGTCGGCCTCAGCGCCCCAACCTTGGTGCCGATCCGGCTTTCGATTGGGGCGTTCGCCAGTTCGAGCAGCTTCGCCGCTACGGCCTCGTCGGCACGCAGCAGTTTGGCAAGGACGGCGGCAGCCATGGCGTCGCCTGCGCGGCCGGCGCCATCATCACATTTGATCGCGATGCCGAGGCCAAGTTCCGGGATTGCGGCGCAGTGGACGCCTTCGGCGCCGCCTTTCGCAAAAATCCGGCCCGGTGCCGCTTCCATCAGGGCGACATCGGCGCGACCGGTGCCGGCAACGAAGAATGGTTCTGCCATGCATGCTGAAAGCAGTCGCTTGGCAGCCTTTGCCCGCTCGGGGCCAAAACCTGATGTCGTGGCCATGCGCGCAAAGCCGAGCGCGAAACTTTTCAGCGGCACCGCATAGGTCGGGATCGAGCAGCCATCGGTCGCCCGCTCGTCGGCACCGTGGACGGCGCCGGTGACCGATTGCATGGCGTCGCGCACCATCTCCTGCAGACCGTGCCCGGCCTTCACGTAGCCCCCGTGTGCAATTCCGGAATGGACACAGGTGCAGAGGAAGCCGGAATGCTTGCCGGAGCAATTGTTGTGCAACGCGTTCGGCAAGCCGCCGGCACGGGCCAGCGCAATCTCCGCCTCATGATTCGAAGGCCAATGCGTGCCGCATTCGAGTGCGCGCTCATCGAGCCCAGCCCTGGCCAGCATGGACCGCGCCAGTTCGACATGCGCCGGCTCGCCCGAATGGGATGCGCAGGCGAGCGCCAGTTCGCGGTTGCCGAAGCCATAGGCATCGGCAGCACCCGTTTCGACCAGCGGCAAGGCCTGGATCGCCTTGACAGCCGAGCGCGGAAAGACAGGCTTCGAGGTATCGCCGATCTCCAGGACCGGCTTGCCGTCGGCGTCGAAGACCGCGACGGCACCGCGATGCACGCTCTCGACAATAGCGCCGCGCAGAACCTCGATCAGAACCGGATTTGTCATATGACCTCCCGCCAAATCCAAGTGTTACAGCGTCCTTTGCGCGCCCCAAAAGGCGCGCGGCGCTGTAATGCAGGGGCGGTTTATCTGATCCGGTCGAGAATGGAAACGTAGTTGGCGACGGCAGCGCCACCCATGTTGAAGATGCCGCCAAGCTTTGCGCCCGGCACCTGGATGCCGCCGGCTTCGCCGACAAGCTGCATGGCGGTCAGGACATGCATGGAGACACCGGTGGCGCCGATCGGATGACCCTTGGCTTTCAGCCCGCCGGAGGGGTTGACCGGCAAGCGGCCATCTTTCGCCGTCGTGCCGTCCAGCGCCAGCTTGGCGCCCTCGCCCGGCCTGGCCAGGCCCATCGCTTCGTATTCGATCAGTTCGGCGATGGTGAAGCAGTCATGCGTCTCGACGAAGGACAGATCGTCCAGCGTCACGCCGGCGCTCTTCAGCGCCTTGCCCCAAGCCTGCTCGCAGCCTTCGAAGGCCAGGATGTCGCGCTTCGACATCGGCAGGAAATCCTGCACATGCTCGTTGGCCCGGAAGGCAACCGCGCGACGCATCTTCAGGGCCGTCGCGGTATCGGCGAGGATCAGGGCAGCAGCGCCGTCGGAGACCAATGAGCAGTCTGTGCGCTTCAGCGGGCCGGCGACGAAGGGGTTCTTTTCGCTCTCCTGGCGGCAGAACTCGTAGCCGAAATCCTTGCGCATCTGCGCATAGGGATTGTCGACGCCGTTCTTATGGTTCTTGGCGGCGATCATGGCGAGCGCATCCGACTGGTCGCCATAGCGCTGGAAATAGGCTTGCGCGATTTTGCCGAAGACGCCGGCGAAGCCTGCCGGCGTCTCGCCATCCTCCGGCAGGTAGGATGCTTTCAAGAGGTTCTTGCCGATTTCCGGACCGGGCGTCGTCGTCATCTGCTCGGCGCCGACCACCAGCACGATGCGGGCGGCATTGGCATCGATCGCGCGGATGCCTTGCCTGACCGCCGCCGAACCGGTCGCGCAAGCGTTCTCAACGCGAGTCGCCGGCTTGAAGCGCAGTCGATCGTTGGCCTGCAGCACCAGGCTGGCGGTGAAATCCTGCGCCGAAAAGCCGGCGTTGAAATGGCCGAGCACGATCTCGTCGACCTCGTCCGGACCGATCCCGGCGTGGTCGAGCGCGTCTGTCGCCACCTTGACGATCAGGTTTTCGAGCGTCTCGCCTTCAAGCTTGCCGAAGCGCGAATGCGCCCAGCCAACGATGCATGCGGTCATGGCGGTCTCCATCCTTGGCGCCAGCCTGTGACATGGCGCAGTTCGCCGTTATTGTTCAAATATAAACAATCGCCCTCACCTCGGAAAGGGCCGGAACAAGACAATCGCTTGGTACAGGCTTCGCCGGTGTCGATTTTTTGTTGATTGACCCGTCAATAAAAAATAATCTCGCGCAAAAATCGGGAACAGCATGCCTAAAGTCGGAATGGAGCCACTGCGCCGCAAGGCGCTCATCGACGCGACGATCTCAGCGATCGGCGAGCGCGGTTCGCTTGACGTGACCATGTCCGAGATCGCCGGGCGCGCCGGTGTTTCCTCGGCGCTTGCCCACCATTATTTCGGCGCCAAGGACGAGCTGCTGCTGGCGACGATGCGACACATCCTCGCCGAACTGACCATCGACATGCGCCGCGCCCTGCAATCCGCCACCTCCCCGCGCGAACGCGTCTCGGCGGTGGTGGCCGTCAACTTCTCCGACATCCAGTTCCAGCCGGAAACCATCGCCGCATGGCTTGCCTTCTATGTCGAGGCGCAGAAATCGTCAGCGCTTCGCCGGTTGCTCAGGGTCTATGCGCGACGGCTGCATTCGAACCTGATGAGTGGGCTGACCGGCATCCTGCCCAGGGCTGAGGCCGACCGGGCCGCCGAAGCGACGGCGGCGATGATCGACGGGCTCTATATCAGGCGGGCGCTGAAGGACGGCGTGCCTGACGCCGCGACCGCGATTGCGCTGGTCGAGGACTATCTCGAAACCAAACTCGGCGAGCGGCGCAAACAGTGACCACGAAGCGACCCAATTTCCTGATCGTCATGGTCGATCAGCTCAACGGGACTTTTTTCCCAGATGGGCCGGCCGCGTTTCTGCACGCGCCGCATCTGAAGGCGCTGGGCGCACGATCGGCACGCTTTGCCAACAACTACACGGCCTCGCCGCTCTGCGCGCCGGGCCGCGCCTCGTTCATGAGCGGCCAGTTGCCGTCGCGCACCGAGGTCTATGACAACGCCGCCGAATTCGCTTCGTCGATCCCAACCTTTGCCCATCATCTGCGCGCCGACGGCTATCACACCGTGCTGTCGGGCAAGATGCATTTCGTTGGCCCCGACCAGTTGCATGGCTTCGAGGAGCGGCTGACCACCGACATCTATCCGGCCGATTTCGGCTGGACGCCGGACTACCGCAAACCGGGCGAGCGCATTGACTGGTGGTATCACAATCTGGGCTCGGTGACCGGCGCCGGCGTCGCCGAGATCTCAAACCAGATGGAGTATGACGACGAGGTCGCCTTCCATGCGGTGCAGAAACTCTATGATTTCGCCCGTGTCTCCGACGGCGCGTCACACCGGCCCTGGTGCCTGACGGTTTCCTTCACCCATCCGCACGATCCCTATGTGGCGCGGCGGCAATATTGGGACCTCTACGAGGATTGCCCGGCGCTCGAACCCGAGGTCGGCTTCATCCCCTACGACAAGCAGGATCCACATTCGCAGCGGCTCTACAAAGCCTCCGACTACGACAGTTTCGACATCACGGCCGAGCAGGTCCGCCGCTCGCGGCGCGGCTATTTCGCCAACATCTCCTATCTCGACGACAAGGTCGGCGAGTTGCTGTCGGTGCTGGAGCGCACCCGCATGCTCGACGACACGATCATCCTGTTCTGCTCCGATCACGGCGACATGCTCGGCGAGCGCGGCCTGTGGTTCAAGATGTGCTTCTTCGAGGGCTCGTCGCGGGTGCCGCTGATGATCGCAGGCAAAGGCATACCGGCGGGACTGATCGAGGCACCGGTCTCCAATCTCGACGTGACGCCGACGCTGTGCGATCTCGCCGGCATCGATATGAGCGCGATCGCGCCATGGACCGACGGCCAGTCGCTGCTGCCGCTGCTGAATGGCAAGCCACGTACAGCACCGGTGCTGATGGAGTATGCCGCCGAAGGCTCCAATGCGCCGTTGGTGGCGATCCGCGACGGCCGCTACAAGTTCGTCCATTGCGAGATCGATCCGTCACAACTCTATGATATCGAGGCCGATCCGCATGAGTTGAACAATCTCGCCGCCGATCCGGCGCACGCCGGTCTGGTGGCGGCCTTCATGGAAAAGGTCCGCGCGCGCTGGGACATGGCGGCTTTCGACGCTGCCGTGCGGGTCAGCCAGGCGCGGCGCTGGGTGGTCTATCCAGCGCTGCGCAACGGCACGCACTACCCCTGGGAATTCCAGCCGCTGCAGAAGGCTTCGGAACGCTACATGCGCAACCATATGGATTTGAACGTGCTCGAAGAGCAGAAACGGTTCCCGCGAGGCGAATGATGGCAGACCTTCTCGTTCCCTCCCTAGACCACCTCCAACAGGCATATGCCGTCACCTCCAGGGCGACGCAGATCACGCCGCTGCTGGAATCGGCGGCACTTGCTCGCGAGACCGGCGCGGCCCGCGTCTTCATCAAGCCAGAATCGCTGCAATGGGCGGGATCTTTCAAGGTGCGCGGCGCCTATTGGCGTTTGAAGCAGCTTTCGGCCAATGAGGCGAAAAAGGGCGTCGTCGCCTATTCCTCCGGCAATTTCGCGCAAGGGCTGGCCGCCGCCGGCCAGGCGCTCGGCATTCCGGTCACCATCGTCATGCCGATCGACGCGCCGGCGGCCAAGCGCGATGCCACGGCAGGCTATGGCGCCCGTGTCGTGCTGACCGACCACGGCGATCGCGCGCGTGAGGAAGTCGCCGCCGCCAAGGCGCGTGAGATCGCCGAGACCGAAGGGCTGGCCCTGCTGCATCCCTTCGACGACCCGGAGATCGTGGCCGGCCAGGCAGGCGCCGGGCTCGAAGCGCTCGACCAGCTTGCCGCCAAGGATGCCAGCGCCGACCTGTTGTTCTGTTCGGTCGGCGGTGGCGGATTGATCGGTGGCGTTTCGCTCGCCTTCCACTATCTGTCGCCGGCAACCGAGATCATCGGCGTCGAGCCGGAAGGTTTCAATGGCATGGGCTCGTCACTGGCGCATGGCGCCATCGAGACCATGCCGATCGGTCCGAAGTCGATCTGCGACGGGCTGATGTCGCGACGGCCGGGTGACGCGCCGTTCGCGGCGGTCAAGACTGCCGGTGTTCGCGGCATTACCGTCGACGACCAGTCGGTGCGGCGGGCAATGAAGATCGCCTTCGAGCGCATGAAGCTGGTGCTGGAGCCGTCCGGGGCGGCGTCACTGGCGGCGCTGCTCGGCGGCAAGGTGGATGTGAAGGACAAGACCGTCCTTGTTGTGGCTACTGGCGGCAATGTTTCGCTCGCCGATTTTATGGCGCATATGAACCATGCTTGAAGCGGATTTCGTCATCATCGGCTCCGGCTCGGCCGGCTCGGCCATGGCCTATCGCCTATCGGAGGACGGCAAGCATTCGGTGATCGTCATCGAGTTCGGCGGCACCGATGTCGGGCCTTTGATCCAGATGCCGTCAGCGCTGTCGATCCCGCTCAATATGAGCCTCTACGACTGGGGCTTTGCCAGCGAGCCGGAGCCGCATCTTGGCGGCCGCGTGCTGGCAACGCCGCGCGGCAAGGTCATCGGCGGCTCGTCCTCGATCAACGGCATGGTCTATGTGCGCGGCCACGCCCGTGATTTCGACCATTGGGCCGAAGAAGGCGCAGCAGGCTGGGGCTTTGCCGACGTGCTCCCCTATTTCAAGCGCATGGAAGACAATGATGGCGGCGAGGACGGCTGGCGCGGGCACGGCGGCCCCCTGCATGTGCAACGCGGCTCGCGTAAGAATCCGCTCTACGGCGCGTTCGTCGAGGCAGGCCGCCAGGCCGGGTTCGAACTGACCGACGATTACAACGGCTCCAAGCAGGAAGGCTTTGGGCCGATGGAGCAGACCATCCGTGGCGGCCGCCGCTGGTCGGCGGCATCGGCCTATCTGAAGCCGGCTCTCAAACGTGGGAATGTTAGCCTGCTCAAGGGTTTCGCCCGCCGGGTGATCATCGAGAATCAACGCGCTGTTGGCGTCGAGATCGAAGCTCACAAACAGATTCAAGTCGTTAAGGCACGACGTGAGGTGATCATCGCCGCATCGTCGATCAATTCGCCCAAGATCCTGATGCTGTCGGGCATCGGACCGGCCGAGCATTTGCGCGAAAACGGCATTGCCGTGGTCGCCGACAGGCCTGGCGTCGGCCGCAATTTGCAGGACCATATGGAGCTTTATATCCAGCAGGAATCGACCAAGCCGATCACGCTGAATTCGGTGCTGAATCCATTCTCGAAAGCATTGATCGGGGCGCAGTGGCTGTTCTTCAGGACCGGGCTTGGCGCCACCAACCATTTCGAGGCGGCGGCTTTCGTGCGCTCGCGCGCCGGCGTCGACTATCCAGACATCCAGTATCACTTCATCCCGGCGGCGGTCCGCTATGACGGCAAGGCAGCGGCGAAGTCGCATGGCTTCCAGGCGCATGTCGGACCGATGCGCTCGAAGTCGCGCGGCTCGGTGACACTACGCTCGCCCGACCCAAAGGCGACACCGGTGATCCGCTTCAACTACATGTCGCATCCGGATGACTGGACGGAGTTCCGCCACTGCATCCGGCTGACCCGCGAGATTTTTGGCCAGTCGGCCTTCGACGCCTATCGCGGCAAGGAGATCTCGCCGGGGAGCCATGTGCAGTCGGACGACGATCTCGATGTCTTTATTCGCGACCATGCCGAGAGCGCCTACCATCCCTGCGGCACCTGCAAGATGGGTCACGCTGAAGACGTGATGAGCGTCGTCGATCCGGAATGCCGGGTCATCGGCGTCGACGGCTTGCGGGTCGCGGACTCTTCGATCTTCCCGCGTGTCACCAATGGCAACCTCAACGCGCCGTCGATCATGACCGGCGAGAAGGCGTCCGACCACATCCTTGGCCGCACGCCGCTGGCGCCGTCCAACCAGGAACCATGGATCAATCCGCGCTGGCAGCTATCCGACAGATAGGCCATGATCGTGAGACTGCACGATCCGCATGCCGCGAAAGACAATTTGGAGACTTCCCCATGCGCGCCCAGCCAACGGCATCGCACTATGTCAACGGACGCTACATAGAGGATGAAGGCGGCGCGCCGCTGCCGGTGATCTATCCGGCAACTGGCGAGGTCATCGCCACCCTGCATTCGGCGACGCCGAATGTGCTGGAACTCGCCGTCGAGGCCGCACGAGCCGCGCAACCGGCCTGGGCGCGGCTGAAGCCGGTCGAGCGCGGGCGCATTCTGCGCCGCGCCGCCGACATTCTTCGCGCCCGCAACGCCGATCTCGCCCGCATCGAGACTCTCGACACCGGCAAGGCGATCCAGGAAACGCTGGTGGCTGATGCGCCCTCGGCCGCGGACTGCCTTGAATATTTCGGCGGCGCGGTCGCCGCCTACAATGGTGAATCCGTCGACCTCGGCGGACCTTTCGCTTACACGCGGCGTGAGGCGCTGGGTGTCTGCGTCGGCATCGGCGCCTGGAACTATCCGATCCAGATCGCCGGCTGGAAATCGGCACCGGCGCTCGCCATGGGCAATGCCATGGTGTTCAAGCCGTCGGAAAACACCCCGCTATCAGCGCTGGCCCTGGCCGAGATCTACAGCGAGGCCGGTCTGCCGGACGGCTTGTTCAACGTCGTGCAGGGTTATGGCGATGTCGGCGCAGGCCTCGTCGGCCATGATGTCGTCGCCAAGGTTTCGGTGACCGGCTCGGTGCCGACCGGCCGCAAGGTGCTGTCGCTTGCCGGCTCGAAGATGAAACATGCGACGATGGAACTCGGCGGCAAGTCGCCATTGATCGTCTTCGACGACGCCGACATCGAAAACGCGATCGGCGGCGCCATGCTTGGCAATTTCTACTCGACCGGCCAGATCTGCTCCAACGGCACGCGCGTCTTCGTGCAGAGCGGCATCCACGATCGCTTCGTCGATCGTCTGATCGAACGGACCAAGAAAATCCGCATCGGCGATCCGCTCGACCCCGAAACCCAGATGGGGCCGCTGGTGTCGAAAGCGCAGCATGAGAAGGTGGTCGGCTATATCGCGATAGGCAAGCAGGATGGTGCTGTTCTCGCCTGCGGCGGC
Protein-coding regions in this window:
- a CDS encoding LysR family transcriptional regulator translates to MQIELLDTFLDLIETRNFNRTAERLGITQSTVSSRIRTLEALLEKQLFIRNKSGTEPTVAGLRFEEHARAVKLRWLDARREIQSVGKFDRLIRIGIQFELYERVLEGWLEWVRATMPKLAIYVEIDYSNQMILDLTTGSLDLAVLYSPQHLPDMHYEQIAEENFVMVSTRGVAFGEVVPADYIRANYSAFFNRAHKQMLPELENSPVSTGNGGAVAYLLRSRGGTAFVTETVATKLRQDGVAQLVGDAPKISHPIYSAVHVRHHHSHTHVRLLKALKLMTA
- a CDS encoding amidohydrolase family protein, with amino-acid sequence MFIVDTDVHNYWSSAEVLLPYLEPYWRDFLVRGEKPGPKGSFPHGHRPWLHPEGFSRHDIRPQTEEDNYLIMKEKHLDLYDIDVAILTADEPLEASTLANYHYANALVKAYNDYMIDWWLPKDRRFKGSIIISPTDPHGAAAEIRRLGAHKDIVQVLASHGSQRPYGDPFYHPIFEACAEVGLPFAIHFGGQGGVNHNAIASGPTTYYWETHALLSQPAMTHVVSMISNGVFEKYPDLYFVVIECGVSWVPSLMWRLDANFKALRKETPWLKMLPSEYCRRNIRFSTQPLEQPQNVKHLWETLEHMDGQNTLLFASDYPHWDFDAPTNIHIPPAWRDKVMGLNALEVYKRIEAPAAASARVA
- a CDS encoding Rieske (2Fe-2S) protein produces the protein MTANAAAVPVRGRTFACKVNEVAVGQPRIVAFGRMSIGIFQLDDGYAALLNICPHRAGRLCEGPVCGTTRPTDRAEFVYERAGEIVRCAWHGWEFEIRSGKCLVDDRLKARTFPVEIVGGDLYLELGR
- a CDS encoding HD domain-containing protein; the protein is METVKFTQMKDGDREDYAFLTAHEIEYAAGTADRLLAAMVELDKSLSGYKVTRLGHSLQAATRAWNAGADIDWVVSALLHDIGDIYAPYNHDEYAAAIIRPFVREQCAWVVEKHGDFQLVYYGEHVGANPHKRDAFRDSAYFDDCAEFCEKWDQSSFDPDYPTRPLEFFAPMVREVFARKSYDPAVVRANQREVMSNSALAAARAAI
- a CDS encoding asparaginase, whose protein sequence is MTNPVLIEVLRGAIVESVHRGAVAVFDADGKPVLEIGDTSKPVFPRSAVKAIQALPLVETGAADAYGFGNRELALACASHSGEPAHVELARSMLARAGLDERALECGTHWPSNHEAEIALARAGGLPNALHNNCSGKHSGFLCTCVHSGIAHGGYVKAGHGLQEMVRDAMQSVTGAVHGADERATDGCSIPTYAVPLKSFALGFARMATTSGFGPERAKAAKRLLSACMAEPFFVAGTGRADVALMEAAPGRIFAKGGAEGVHCAAIPELGLGIAIKCDDGAGRAGDAMAAAVLAKLLRADEAVAAKLLELANAPIESRIGTKVGALRPTAALG
- a CDS encoding acetyl-CoA acetyltransferase codes for the protein MTACIVGWAHSRFGKLEGETLENLIVKVATDALDHAGIGPDEVDEIVLGHFNAGFSAQDFTASLVLQANDRLRFKPATRVENACATGSAAVRQGIRAIDANAARIVLVVGAEQMTTTPGPEIGKNLLKASYLPEDGETPAGFAGVFGKIAQAYFQRYGDQSDALAMIAAKNHKNGVDNPYAQMRKDFGYEFCRQESEKNPFVAGPLKRTDCSLVSDGAAALILADTATALKMRRAVAFRANEHVQDFLPMSKRDILAFEGCEQAWGKALKSAGVTLDDLSFVETHDCFTIAELIEYEAMGLARPGEGAKLALDGTTAKDGRLPVNPSGGLKAKGHPIGATGVSMHVLTAMQLVGEAGGIQVPGAKLGGIFNMGGAAVANYVSILDRIR
- the betI gene encoding choline-binding transcriptional repressor BetI, which codes for MPKVGMEPLRRKALIDATISAIGERGSLDVTMSEIAGRAGVSSALAHHYFGAKDELLLATMRHILAELTIDMRRALQSATSPRERVSAVVAVNFSDIQFQPETIAAWLAFYVEAQKSSALRRLLRVYARRLHSNLMSGLTGILPRAEADRAAEATAAMIDGLYIRRALKDGVPDAATAIALVEDYLETKLGERRKQ
- the betC gene encoding choline-sulfatase — its product is MTTKRPNFLIVMVDQLNGTFFPDGPAAFLHAPHLKALGARSARFANNYTASPLCAPGRASFMSGQLPSRTEVYDNAAEFASSIPTFAHHLRADGYHTVLSGKMHFVGPDQLHGFEERLTTDIYPADFGWTPDYRKPGERIDWWYHNLGSVTGAGVAEISNQMEYDDEVAFHAVQKLYDFARVSDGASHRPWCLTVSFTHPHDPYVARRQYWDLYEDCPALEPEVGFIPYDKQDPHSQRLYKASDYDSFDITAEQVRRSRRGYFANISYLDDKVGELLSVLERTRMLDDTIILFCSDHGDMLGERGLWFKMCFFEGSSRVPLMIAGKGIPAGLIEAPVSNLDVTPTLCDLAGIDMSAIAPWTDGQSLLPLLNGKPRTAPVLMEYAAEGSNAPLVAIRDGRYKFVHCEIDPSQLYDIEADPHELNNLAADPAHAGLVAAFMEKVRARWDMAAFDAAVRVSQARRWVVYPALRNGTHYPWEFQPLQKASERYMRNHMDLNVLEEQKRFPRGE
- a CDS encoding threonine/serine dehydratase; protein product: MMADLLVPSLDHLQQAYAVTSRATQITPLLESAALARETGAARVFIKPESLQWAGSFKVRGAYWRLKQLSANEAKKGVVAYSSGNFAQGLAAAGQALGIPVTIVMPIDAPAAKRDATAGYGARVVLTDHGDRAREEVAAAKAREIAETEGLALLHPFDDPEIVAGQAGAGLEALDQLAAKDASADLLFCSVGGGGLIGGVSLAFHYLSPATEIIGVEPEGFNGMGSSLAHGAIETMPIGPKSICDGLMSRRPGDAPFAAVKTAGVRGITVDDQSVRRAMKIAFERMKLVLEPSGAASLAALLGGKVDVKDKTVLVVATGGNVSLADFMAHMNHA
- the betA gene encoding choline dehydrogenase; this encodes MLEADFVIIGSGSAGSAMAYRLSEDGKHSVIVIEFGGTDVGPLIQMPSALSIPLNMSLYDWGFASEPEPHLGGRVLATPRGKVIGGSSSINGMVYVRGHARDFDHWAEEGAAGWGFADVLPYFKRMEDNDGGEDGWRGHGGPLHVQRGSRKNPLYGAFVEAGRQAGFELTDDYNGSKQEGFGPMEQTIRGGRRWSAASAYLKPALKRGNVSLLKGFARRVIIENQRAVGVEIEAHKQIQVVKARREVIIAASSINSPKILMLSGIGPAEHLRENGIAVVADRPGVGRNLQDHMELYIQQESTKPITLNSVLNPFSKALIGAQWLFFRTGLGATNHFEAAAFVRSRAGVDYPDIQYHFIPAAVRYDGKAAAKSHGFQAHVGPMRSKSRGSVTLRSPDPKATPVIRFNYMSHPDDWTEFRHCIRLTREIFGQSAFDAYRGKEISPGSHVQSDDDLDVFIRDHAESAYHPCGTCKMGHAEDVMSVVDPECRVIGVDGLRVADSSIFPRVTNGNLNAPSIMTGEKASDHILGRTPLAPSNQEPWINPRWQLSDR